Proteins encoded together in one Microbacterium oxydans window:
- a CDS encoding DMT family transporter, whose translation MAEAASGDPGIRTSTTESTSTDAPKKQGALVLLAALVTVVLWASAFIGIRGAGPHFDPGAMALLRMAVGTAVLTIIAVRHGIRLPERRHWLLIAVWGIGWFCVYNLALNSAELTLDAGTAAMVVNLAPLMVVVFSGLFLREGFPKPLVIGAPIAFLGVVLIGMNSSTSAGPDITGLLLALLAAVMYAGCTLVQKRLLTSGVDPTTLTWLGAGVGTIALLPWIGTLIGSLQTAPLDATLWVVYLGIFPTAIAFTTWAYVLQRSTAGQTSATTYVVPAIAILMSWAILGEVPTPLMFFGGALCLLGVLITRLRWRRRT comes from the coding sequence ATGGCAGAAGCCGCATCCGGCGATCCCGGGATCCGCACGAGCACCACCGAATCCACCAGCACCGACGCACCGAAGAAACAGGGTGCGCTCGTGCTCCTCGCCGCCCTGGTGACGGTGGTGCTGTGGGCATCCGCGTTCATCGGCATCCGCGGCGCCGGTCCGCACTTCGACCCCGGCGCGATGGCGCTGCTGCGGATGGCGGTCGGCACCGCCGTGCTGACGATCATCGCCGTGCGGCACGGCATCCGTCTGCCCGAGCGCCGCCACTGGCTGCTCATCGCGGTGTGGGGCATCGGCTGGTTCTGCGTCTACAACCTGGCCCTCAACAGCGCGGAGCTGACGCTCGACGCCGGCACCGCGGCGATGGTCGTGAATCTCGCTCCGCTCATGGTCGTCGTCTTCAGCGGACTGTTCCTGCGCGAGGGGTTCCCCAAGCCGCTCGTCATCGGGGCCCCGATCGCGTTCCTCGGCGTCGTGCTGATCGGCATGAACTCGTCGACCAGCGCGGGCCCCGACATCACGGGCCTGCTGCTCGCGCTCCTCGCCGCGGTCATGTACGCCGGGTGCACGCTCGTGCAGAAGCGCCTGCTCACCTCGGGTGTCGACCCCACCACCCTGACCTGGCTGGGCGCGGGCGTCGGCACGATCGCGCTGCTGCCCTGGATCGGCACCCTCATCGGGTCGCTCCAGACGGCACCGCTGGATGCGACGCTGTGGGTCGTCTACCTCGGCATCTTCCCGACCGCGATCGCCTTCACCACCTGGGCCTATGTGCTCCAGCGCAGCACCGCCGGGCAGACCTCGGCGACCACCTACGTCGTGCCGGCGATCGCGATCCTCATGTCGTGGGCGATCCTCGGCGAGGTGCCGACGCCGCTGATGTTTTTCGGCGGAGCGCTCTGCCTGCTCGGCGTGCTCATCACCCGCCTGCGGTGGCGCCGACGGACCTGA
- a CDS encoding adenylosuccinate synthase — protein sequence MPGIVIVGVQWGDEGKGKATDLLGERTDWVVKFNGGNNAGHTVVVGDEKYALHLLPSGILSPGVNPVIGNGVVIDLEVLFSELEALSARGIDVSRLKVSANAHIITQYHRTLDKVTERFLGKRNIGTTGRGIGPAYADKINRVGIRVQDLFDENILRQKVEGALDQKNHLLVKVFNRRAVTCDEIVEDLLSYAERLRPMVADTGYLIAEALDRGEVVVFEGGQATMLDIDHGTYPFVTSSSATAGGASTGAGVGPGALDRIVGIVKAYTTRVGSGPFPTELFDEQGEWLRKQGFEFGTTTGRPRRVGWYDAPITRYATRINGITDLVLTKLDILTGLEQIPVCVAYDVDGERFDEVPVNQTDFHHAKPILEYFPGWNEDISVARTFEDLPQNAQDYVLALEKMSNTRISVIGVGPERDQVIVRHDLLD from the coding sequence ATGCCAGGAATCGTTATCGTCGGCGTGCAGTGGGGCGACGAAGGAAAGGGCAAGGCCACCGATCTTCTCGGTGAGCGCACCGACTGGGTGGTGAAGTTCAACGGCGGCAACAACGCCGGGCACACCGTCGTGGTGGGCGACGAGAAGTACGCGCTGCACCTGCTGCCCTCCGGCATCCTCTCTCCCGGGGTCAACCCGGTCATCGGCAACGGCGTCGTCATCGACCTCGAGGTGCTGTTCTCCGAGCTGGAGGCCCTGTCCGCCCGCGGCATCGACGTGTCGCGGCTCAAGGTCAGCGCCAACGCGCACATCATCACGCAGTACCACCGCACGCTCGACAAGGTCACCGAGCGCTTCCTCGGCAAGCGCAACATCGGCACCACGGGCCGCGGCATCGGCCCGGCGTACGCCGACAAGATCAACCGCGTCGGCATCCGTGTGCAGGACCTGTTCGACGAGAACATCCTGCGTCAGAAGGTCGAGGGTGCGCTCGATCAGAAGAACCACCTGCTGGTGAAGGTGTTCAACCGCCGCGCGGTGACCTGCGACGAGATCGTCGAAGACCTCCTGTCGTACGCCGAGCGCCTGCGGCCGATGGTCGCCGACACCGGCTACCTGATCGCCGAGGCCCTGGACCGCGGCGAGGTCGTCGTGTTCGAGGGCGGCCAGGCGACCATGCTCGACATCGATCACGGCACCTACCCGTTCGTGACCTCGTCGTCCGCCACCGCGGGCGGAGCCTCGACCGGTGCCGGCGTCGGCCCCGGTGCGCTCGACCGCATCGTCGGCATCGTCAAGGCGTACACGACCCGCGTCGGCTCGGGTCCGTTCCCGACCGAGCTCTTCGACGAGCAGGGTGAGTGGCTGCGCAAGCAGGGCTTCGAGTTCGGCACCACCACCGGCCGTCCGCGCCGGGTGGGCTGGTACGACGCCCCGATCACGCGCTACGCGACGCGCATCAACGGCATCACGGACCTGGTGCTCACCAAGCTCGACATCCTCACCGGACTCGAGCAGATCCCCGTGTGCGTCGCCTACGACGTCGACGGCGAGCGCTTCGACGAGGTGCCGGTGAACCAGACCGACTTCCACCACGCGAAGCCGATCCTGGAGTACTTCCCCGGCTGGAACGAGGACATCTCGGTCGCGCGCACCTTCGAGGACCTGCCGCAGAACGCGCAGGACTACGTGCTCGCGCTCGAGAAGATGAGCAACACCCGCATCTCGGTGATCGGCGTCGGCCCCGAGCGCGACCAGGTCATCGTCCGCCACGATCTGCTCGACTGA
- a CDS encoding lactonase family protein → MTRFWLGGYGAAMDGSADGVGLLAGDEGREASTLAYRGAVVQTPSPSWLAQHPSLDVVYAALEGDAAVQAFARTGESALTPLGPPAAVGQYVCHVAVAPNGSSLVASCYGDGRVVRFGLDADGRIVPAKPDAAAALRAALFGDDVDPDAPAATPPGDGVAAVDPYAVGGERTSHAHAAAYLPDGRVATTDLGFDLVRIWRQSGSGLVLDHEVVLPLGTGPRHMVLHPSGHLHIVTEYSCEVFTLAAAPDGTWSVVSSTLSSPIAQVGTDFPAELARSRDGQFLYTALRGSNTIAALRVRGGGEALESVALADSGVDWPRHHLVHEGKMLVAGQRSDTITLLDLDERTGAPLGIRHEAQVPTPTHFLPVR, encoded by the coding sequence ATGACGCGATTCTGGCTCGGCGGCTACGGTGCCGCGATGGATGGTTCGGCCGACGGCGTCGGCCTGCTCGCGGGTGACGAGGGTCGTGAGGCCAGCACGCTCGCCTACCGCGGCGCGGTCGTGCAGACGCCGTCGCCGTCGTGGTTGGCGCAGCATCCGTCCCTCGACGTCGTCTACGCGGCGCTCGAGGGCGACGCGGCCGTGCAGGCCTTCGCGCGCACGGGGGAGTCCGCCCTCACCCCGCTGGGTCCGCCCGCCGCGGTGGGCCAGTACGTCTGCCATGTCGCCGTCGCGCCGAACGGCTCGTCCCTGGTCGCCAGCTGCTACGGCGACGGACGTGTGGTGCGCTTCGGCCTCGACGCGGACGGCCGTATCGTGCCCGCGAAGCCGGATGCCGCGGCCGCACTCCGCGCGGCGCTGTTCGGCGACGACGTGGATCCGGATGCTCCGGCCGCGACTCCTCCCGGAGACGGCGTCGCCGCGGTCGATCCGTACGCGGTCGGCGGGGAGCGCACCTCGCACGCGCACGCCGCCGCCTACCTGCCGGACGGCCGTGTCGCGACCACCGACCTCGGCTTCGACCTGGTGCGGATCTGGCGTCAGAGCGGCAGCGGGCTCGTCCTCGACCACGAGGTCGTGCTCCCGCTCGGCACAGGCCCGCGGCACATGGTCCTCCACCCCAGCGGGCACCTGCACATCGTCACCGAGTACTCGTGCGAGGTGTTCACGCTGGCAGCCGCGCCGGACGGCACCTGGAGCGTCGTGTCGTCGACCCTGTCGAGCCCGATCGCCCAGGTCGGCACCGATTTCCCGGCCGAGCTCGCCCGCTCGCGCGACGGACAGTTCCTCTACACGGCCCTGCGCGGCAGCAACACGATCGCGGCGCTGCGCGTGCGCGGCGGAGGCGAAGCGCTGGAGTCCGTGGCGCTCGCCGATTCGGGCGTCGACTGGCCGCGGCACCACCTGGTGCACGAGGGCAAGATGCTCGTCGCCGGACAGCGCTCCGACACCATCACGCTGCTCGACCTCGACGAGCGTACGGGCGCGCCGCTCGGCATCCGCCACGAGGCGCAGGTGCCCACGCCGACGCACTTCCTCCCCGTCCGCTGA
- a CDS encoding MFS transporter: MTSETGQVSTPDAAAPRIVSSEYLWITIGACALVFLGAFESLAVTTVMPTVSADLGGDRLYALAFAGPLATGVIGMVIAGNWADRRGPVAPLYTAVAMFIVGLLIAGLAPNMEVLVAGRFAQGLGSGGLMVALYVVVARVYPQALHPAIFAGFAAAWVIPSLIGPTVAGLVTELWSWHWVFLGVVILVLVALLMVIPALRGLANEGDPATPWAFGRLGWSVLAAVAVLALNLVGDIPGVGPVLATVAVVVALIAVRPLVPRGTLRARRGLPSVILVRGVAAAGFFGAQVYLPYLLTDRYELTPTLAGLALTGGALAWSAAATVQGRMGARLSSVAAVRLGTVLVLLGILLTLATAGFGWDALVVAVAWAISGMGMGLMSPRTSALTLAMSTPETQGFNSGAMTVADSFGSALALAVTGTLFTALAAADPFLGVFALAAVVAFAAAVLAPRIRVASDATDAAAEEH; the protein is encoded by the coding sequence ATGACCTCGGAGACCGGACAGGTGTCGACCCCGGATGCGGCCGCACCGCGCATCGTGAGCAGTGAGTACCTCTGGATCACGATCGGCGCGTGCGCGCTTGTGTTCCTGGGGGCGTTCGAGTCCCTGGCGGTGACGACCGTGATGCCGACGGTGAGCGCCGACCTCGGGGGCGACCGGTTGTACGCGCTCGCGTTCGCCGGGCCGCTGGCCACCGGGGTCATCGGCATGGTGATCGCGGGGAACTGGGCCGACCGGCGCGGTCCCGTCGCCCCGCTGTACACGGCTGTCGCGATGTTCATCGTGGGGCTGCTGATCGCGGGTCTCGCGCCGAACATGGAGGTGCTCGTCGCCGGGCGCTTCGCCCAGGGGCTCGGCAGCGGTGGGCTGATGGTGGCGCTCTACGTGGTGGTCGCCCGCGTCTACCCGCAGGCGCTCCATCCGGCGATCTTCGCGGGGTTCGCGGCCGCCTGGGTCATCCCCTCGCTCATCGGTCCGACGGTCGCGGGGCTCGTGACCGAGCTCTGGAGCTGGCACTGGGTCTTCCTCGGCGTCGTGATCCTGGTGCTCGTCGCGCTGCTGATGGTGATCCCCGCGCTCCGCGGTCTCGCGAACGAGGGGGATCCCGCCACCCCGTGGGCGTTCGGGCGCCTCGGCTGGTCGGTGCTCGCCGCCGTCGCCGTGCTCGCGCTGAACCTCGTCGGCGACATCCCCGGTGTCGGACCCGTGCTCGCCACCGTCGCCGTGGTGGTCGCGCTGATCGCCGTGCGGCCGCTGGTGCCCCGGGGCACCCTTCGCGCGCGACGGGGTCTGCCCTCCGTGATCCTCGTCCGCGGCGTCGCGGCGGCAGGGTTCTTCGGGGCGCAGGTCTACCTGCCCTATCTCCTCACCGATCGCTACGAGCTCACGCCGACGCTCGCAGGCCTCGCCCTCACCGGGGGTGCCCTCGCCTGGTCCGCGGCTGCGACGGTGCAGGGACGGATGGGCGCTCGTCTCTCCAGCGTGGCCGCGGTGCGTCTCGGCACGGTCCTCGTACTGCTCGGGATCCTGCTGACTCTCGCGACCGCCGGCTTCGGCTGGGACGCTCTGGTCGTGGCCGTCGCCTGGGCGATCTCCGGGATGGGGATGGGACTGATGAGCCCGCGCACCAGCGCCCTCACGCTCGCGATGTCCACGCCGGAGACCCAGGGGTTCAACAGCGGCGCCATGACCGTCGCCGACTCGTTCGGGAGCGCCCTCGCGCTCGCCGTCACCGGAACGCTGTTCACCGCGCTGGCCGCTGCCGATCCGTTCCTCGGGGTGTTCGCGCTCGCCGCAGTGGTCGCCTTCGCCGCGGCGGTCCTCGCTCCACGGATCCGCGTCGCCTCCGACGCGACGGACGCCGCGGCCGAGGAGCACTGA
- a CDS encoding biotin transporter BioY — MTASPRDTSATLGRVAVFAALIIVLGTVVVPLPSGVPITGQTLGVMLAGLILGPRIAPLSIALVLALAAVGLPVLAGGRGGLGVFVGPTVGYMIGWIAAVVVIGLIMRTGRFTWWRSALAALVGGVLVVYAFGIPVQALVTGVPLDLTALSSLAFLPGDLIKVTAATLVVVALRRAYPRAFADRRPVAAATPGPAAA; from the coding sequence ATGACCGCTTCACCCCGCGACACCAGTGCGACCCTCGGCCGCGTGGCCGTGTTCGCCGCCCTCATCATCGTGCTCGGGACCGTCGTCGTCCCCCTCCCCAGCGGCGTCCCGATCACGGGGCAGACCCTCGGCGTGATGCTCGCGGGTCTCATCCTCGGCCCGCGCATCGCGCCGTTGTCCATCGCGCTGGTGCTCGCCCTCGCCGCCGTCGGTCTCCCCGTGCTGGCGGGTGGACGCGGCGGGCTCGGCGTCTTCGTCGGACCGACCGTGGGGTACATGATCGGCTGGATCGCCGCCGTCGTCGTGATCGGTCTCATCATGCGCACCGGGCGCTTCACCTGGTGGCGTTCGGCGCTTGCGGCGCTGGTCGGCGGCGTGCTCGTAGTGTACGCGTTCGGCATCCCCGTCCAGGCGCTCGTGACGGGCGTCCCGCTCGACCTCACGGCGCTGTCGAGCCTCGCCTTCCTCCCCGGCGACCTGATCAAGGTGACGGCGGCGACGCTCGTCGTCGTGGCCCTGCGCCGCGCCTACCCGCGTGCTTTCGCCGACCGTCGCCCGGTCGCCGCCGCCACTCCGGGACCCGCCGCGGCCTGA
- a CDS encoding dihydrolipoyl dehydrogenase family protein, whose product MTAAEKTDEYDLIVLGGGPVGENVADRAVQGGLSAIIVESELVGGECSYWACMPSKALLRSVQALRAAQHVAGSSQAVTGKLDVRAVFDRRDSFTSNWSDDGQVKWLDSAGIDLARGHGRITGEREVTVTDADGAERVLRARHAVAISTGSDAVIPPIDGLREASPWTSREATSAEELPESLAVIGGGVVAVEMATAYAALGSKVTVIARSGLLGGMEPFAGERVAAGLKELGVDVRTGTETTSVRRGADGVTITLGDGEEITATEVLAATGRSARSGDIGLDVVGLEPGRWIETDDTLRVPGNDWLYAVGDVNGRVLLTHQGKYQARAAGDVIVARAKGADVDDAPWGRHVATADQAAVPQVTFSIPEVASVGLTEAAARDAGREIQVVDYDLGWVAGASLYEDGFEGQARLVIDTARDVVIGATFVGPEVAELVHAATVAIVGEVPIARLWHAVPSYPTISEIWLRLLEGYGRDSA is encoded by the coding sequence ATGACTGCTGCGGAGAAGACCGACGAGTACGACCTGATCGTCCTGGGCGGAGGGCCGGTGGGCGAGAACGTCGCCGACCGGGCCGTGCAGGGCGGACTCAGCGCGATCATCGTGGAGAGCGAGCTGGTCGGAGGTGAATGCTCCTACTGGGCGTGCATGCCCTCGAAGGCGCTGCTCCGCTCGGTGCAGGCGCTCCGGGCCGCGCAGCACGTGGCCGGTTCGTCGCAGGCGGTGACCGGGAAGCTCGACGTGCGGGCGGTGTTCGACCGCCGCGACTCGTTCACGAGCAACTGGTCCGACGACGGCCAGGTGAAGTGGCTCGACTCGGCCGGCATCGACCTGGCCCGGGGTCACGGCCGGATCACGGGCGAGCGCGAGGTGACCGTGACGGATGCCGACGGGGCCGAGCGCGTGCTCCGCGCTCGGCATGCGGTCGCGATCAGCACCGGCTCGGATGCCGTGATCCCCCCGATCGACGGGCTCCGTGAGGCCTCCCCGTGGACCAGCCGGGAGGCGACCAGCGCCGAAGAGCTGCCGGAGAGCCTGGCGGTGATCGGCGGAGGTGTCGTCGCGGTCGAGATGGCCACGGCCTACGCGGCGCTCGGCTCGAAGGTCACCGTGATCGCCCGCAGCGGTCTGCTCGGCGGGATGGAGCCGTTCGCGGGCGAGCGTGTGGCCGCGGGGCTGAAGGAGCTCGGGGTGGACGTGCGCACCGGCACGGAGACGACATCCGTGCGCCGCGGTGCCGACGGCGTGACGATCACCCTCGGGGACGGCGAGGAGATCACCGCGACGGAGGTGCTCGCCGCGACGGGACGGTCCGCCCGCAGCGGAGACATCGGACTCGACGTGGTCGGCCTGGAACCCGGCCGCTGGATCGAGACGGACGACACCCTGCGCGTCCCCGGCAACGACTGGCTGTACGCGGTCGGCGACGTGAACGGACGCGTGCTGCTCACGCACCAGGGGAAGTACCAGGCGCGTGCCGCCGGCGACGTGATCGTCGCGCGGGCGAAGGGCGCGGACGTGGACGACGCCCCGTGGGGCCGTCATGTCGCGACGGCCGACCAGGCCGCGGTGCCGCAGGTCACGTTCTCGATCCCCGAGGTCGCCTCGGTCGGACTCACCGAGGCCGCCGCGCGCGACGCCGGCCGGGAGATCCAGGTCGTCGACTACGACCTGGGCTGGGTCGCGGGAGCGAGTCTCTATGAAGACGGATTCGAGGGACAGGCGCGGCTCGTGATCGACACGGCGCGCGACGTCGTGATCGGCGCCACGTTCGTCGGTCCCGAGGTGGCCGAGCTCGTGCACGCCGCCACGGTGGCGATCGTGGGCGAGGTGCCCATCGCCCGGCTGTGGCACGCGGTGCCCTCGTATCCCACGATCAGCGAGATCTGGCTCCGGCTGCTGGAAGGGTACGGTCGCGACTCCGCGTGA
- a CDS encoding DUF427 domain-containing protein, producing MKAVLAGTVIAEADESELVRIEGNWYFPPASVAPGALVESPTPYTCPWKGAAQYFSVQTDGELHTDYAWSYPHPYPSAFDRVGKDFSGYVAFDPRVEVGP from the coding sequence ATGAAGGCTGTACTCGCAGGAACCGTCATCGCCGAAGCCGACGAGAGCGAACTCGTCCGCATCGAGGGGAACTGGTACTTCCCACCCGCATCCGTCGCACCCGGCGCGCTCGTCGAGAGCCCCACCCCGTACACCTGTCCGTGGAAGGGAGCGGCCCAGTACTTCTCGGTGCAGACCGACGGCGAACTCCACACCGACTACGCGTGGTCGTACCCGCACCCCTATCCCTCCGCGTTCGACCGTGTGGGCAAGGACTTCTCCGGGTACGTGGCCTTCGACCCCCGCGTCGAGGTCGGCCCGTAG
- a CDS encoding ABC transporter ATP-binding protein produces the protein MIEFRNVTKRFPDGTLAVDDFSLVLPSRKTTVFVGSSGCGKTTLLRMINRMVEPTSGEVEIDGESVLGGDPVALRRRIGYVMQNSGLMPHFTVIDNVATVLRLTGVKKAAAHQRARELLDTVGLDQALAERYPSQLSGGQQQRVGVARGLAADPNILLMDEPFGAVDPIVRADLQQETIRLQHELDKTVVFVTHDIDEAFLLGDQVVILDKGARIVQVGSPSEIIENPADDFVAAFIGADRGRRALHLKQTPRGTVVVDSEGRTQGSVVDVPDAVTEALLDEEGVAEGAP, from the coding sequence ATGATCGAGTTCCGCAACGTCACGAAGCGGTTCCCCGACGGCACCCTCGCCGTCGACGACTTCAGCCTCGTGCTGCCCTCTCGCAAGACCACCGTGTTCGTCGGCTCCTCCGGCTGCGGCAAGACCACCCTGCTGCGCATGATCAACCGCATGGTCGAGCCCACCTCCGGCGAGGTCGAGATCGACGGCGAGAGCGTGCTCGGCGGCGACCCGGTGGCTCTCCGTCGGCGCATCGGCTACGTCATGCAGAACTCCGGCCTGATGCCGCACTTCACCGTCATCGACAACGTGGCCACCGTGCTGCGACTCACCGGGGTGAAGAAGGCTGCGGCCCACCAGCGCGCGCGGGAGCTGCTCGACACGGTGGGCCTCGACCAGGCCCTCGCGGAGCGCTATCCCAGCCAGCTCTCCGGCGGTCAGCAGCAGCGTGTCGGCGTCGCGCGCGGCCTCGCCGCCGACCCGAACATCCTGCTCATGGACGAGCCCTTCGGCGCCGTCGACCCCATCGTGCGGGCCGACCTGCAGCAGGAGACCATCCGTCTGCAGCACGAGCTCGACAAGACGGTCGTGTTCGTCACGCACGACATCGACGAGGCCTTCCTGCTCGGCGACCAGGTCGTCATCCTCGACAAGGGCGCGCGCATCGTGCAGGTGGGCAGCCCGAGCGAGATCATCGAGAACCCGGCCGACGACTTCGTGGCCGCGTTCATCGGCGCCGACCGCGGCCGCCGCGCCCTGCACCTCAAGCAGACCCCGCGCGGCACGGTGGTCGTCGACTCCGAGGGGCGCACGCAGGGCTCGGTCGTCGACGTGCCGGATGCCGTGACCGAGGCACTCCTCGACGAAGAGGGCGTCGCGGAGGGCGCTCCGTGA
- a CDS encoding ABC transporter permease, which produces MNWVVDNLGLILELTVVHLQQSAIAIVLGFVLSLPLGWLAWRYQLVKGPVIVLTGLLYTIPSLALLILLPAVAGYPARSPVNLVIGLTIYAIAILVRAVSDGLDSVDPAIRQSATAMGYGGFRRFWTVDFPLAGPVVLAGLRVAAVSTISLATVGILVGVTNLGYLFENGLQRRILAEVFAGVIAVVVIALIIDLLLLLLGRALMPWTRATKLPSASRRALSVEATA; this is translated from the coding sequence GTGAACTGGGTCGTCGACAACCTCGGACTCATCCTCGAGCTGACGGTCGTCCACCTGCAGCAGAGCGCGATCGCGATCGTGCTCGGCTTCGTGCTGTCGCTGCCGCTGGGGTGGCTCGCCTGGCGCTACCAGCTGGTGAAGGGCCCGGTCATCGTCCTGACGGGCCTGTTGTACACGATCCCGTCCCTGGCGCTGCTGATCCTGCTGCCCGCCGTTGCCGGCTATCCGGCCCGCAGCCCCGTGAACCTCGTGATCGGCCTGACGATCTACGCGATCGCGATCCTGGTCCGCGCCGTGTCCGACGGTCTGGATTCGGTCGACCCCGCGATCCGGCAGTCCGCGACCGCGATGGGCTACGGCGGGTTCCGTCGATTCTGGACGGTCGATTTCCCGCTCGCGGGCCCCGTGGTCCTCGCGGGACTCCGGGTGGCGGCCGTCAGCACGATCTCGCTCGCCACGGTCGGCATCCTGGTCGGCGTCACCAACCTCGGCTACCTGTTCGAGAACGGCCTGCAGCGCCGCATCCTCGCCGAGGTGTTCGCCGGAGTGATCGCGGTCGTGGTGATCGCTCTCATCATCGACCTGCTGCTCCTGCTGCTGGGGCGCGCGCTGATGCCGTGGACCCGGGCGACGAAGCTCCCGTCGGCAAGCCGGCGGGCCCTGAGCGTGGAGGCCACCGCATGA
- a CDS encoding ABC transporter permease — MNVFTEALAWLFSPDRWQGSYSLPTLFGQHMYYTLVSVLIAAVIAVPIGWLIGHTGRGREVAVAVSGAARAIPSFGLLVLLVLLLGVLRVPEAAIITFVLLAIPSLLAGAYTGFEAIDRRVLDSARAMGMTEWQVFWKVEVPLGLPLLVGGIRSALLQVIATVTIAAWVNLGGLGQPIIQGIPLRKFDQVLGGAILVAVLALVVDLIFALLQRAAVPAGVRAAPRKRRSRTALKATAAATA; from the coding sequence ATGAACGTCTTCACCGAGGCCCTCGCCTGGCTCTTCTCCCCCGACCGGTGGCAGGGCTCGTACTCGCTGCCCACCCTGTTCGGCCAGCACATGTACTACACCCTGGTCTCGGTGCTGATCGCCGCGGTCATCGCCGTCCCCATCGGCTGGCTCATCGGGCATACCGGCCGCGGACGCGAGGTCGCGGTCGCGGTCTCCGGTGCGGCGCGCGCGATCCCCTCGTTCGGACTGCTCGTGCTGCTCGTCCTGCTGCTGGGCGTCCTCCGTGTTCCCGAGGCCGCGATCATCACGTTCGTCCTGCTCGCGATCCCCTCGCTCCTCGCGGGCGCGTACACCGGGTTCGAGGCCATCGACCGGCGCGTGCTCGACTCGGCGCGCGCGATGGGGATGACCGAGTGGCAGGTGTTCTGGAAGGTCGAGGTCCCCCTCGGCCTGCCGCTCCTCGTCGGCGGCATCCGCTCCGCGCTCCTCCAGGTGATCGCCACCGTGACGATCGCCGCGTGGGTCAACCTCGGCGGACTCGGCCAGCCGATCATCCAGGGCATCCCGCTGCGCAAGTTCGACCAGGTGCTCGGCGGGGCCATCCTCGTCGCCGTCCTGGCGCTCGTCGTCGACCTGATCTTCGCGCTCCTCCAGCGCGCCGCGGTTCCCGCCGGTGTGCGCGCCGCGCCGCGGAAGCGTCGATCGCGTACCGCTCTCAAGGCGACGGCCGCGGCCACCGCCTGA
- a CDS encoding ABC transporter substrate-binding protein: MFTARKSRLALAGGAALAAALVLGGCASSNPLDTPSEGSSSGDETIVIGSQAYYSNEIIATIYSQALQAAGFKVDEQFNIGQRDAYMPDVESGAIDLFPEYTGNLLEYLDDSSTATSPDDVYAALKEALPKGLTALDYADASDQDTYTVLKSFAEENDLTSIADLAKVSSKVTIGAAPEFEQRPYGPAKAKEVYGVDLAFSATGPTTLESLLAGEIQVADIYSADPAFQTEDIVALEDPKNIILASNVVPIVSSDVADEVADVINAISAKLTAEELVALNVQSTVDQKSPADIAKKWLADNDLD, encoded by the coding sequence ATGTTCACAGCACGTAAGTCACGACTCGCCCTCGCCGGTGGTGCCGCGCTCGCCGCAGCGCTCGTCCTCGGCGGCTGCGCCAGCAGCAACCCGCTCGACACTCCGAGCGAAGGCTCGAGCTCCGGCGACGAGACGATCGTCATCGGCTCGCAGGCCTACTACTCGAACGAGATCATCGCCACGATCTACTCGCAGGCTCTCCAGGCCGCGGGCTTCAAGGTCGACGAGCAGTTCAACATCGGCCAGCGCGACGCGTACATGCCCGACGTGGAGTCCGGCGCGATCGACCTGTTCCCGGAGTACACGGGCAACCTGCTCGAGTACCTTGACGACAGCTCGACCGCCACCAGTCCGGACGACGTCTACGCCGCGCTGAAAGAGGCGCTGCCCAAGGGCCTGACCGCCCTCGACTACGCCGACGCCTCGGACCAGGACACCTACACGGTCCTGAAGAGCTTCGCCGAGGAGAACGACCTCACCTCGATCGCCGACCTCGCGAAGGTCAGCAGCAAGGTCACGATCGGTGCGGCGCCGGAGTTCGAGCAGCGCCCGTACGGCCCGGCCAAGGCCAAGGAGGTCTACGGAGTGGACCTCGCGTTCTCGGCCACCGGTCCGACCACGCTGGAGTCGCTGCTCGCCGGGGAGATCCAGGTCGCCGACATCTACTCGGCCGACCCGGCGTTCCAGACGGAGGACATCGTCGCGCTGGAAGACCCGAAGAACATCATCCTGGCGTCGAACGTCGTGCCGATCGTCTCGAGCGACGTGGCGGACGAGGTCGCCGACGTCATCAACGCGATCAGCGCCAAGCTGACCGCGGAGGAGCTCGTGGCTCTGAACGTGCAGAGCACGGTCGACCAGAAGTCGCCGGCCGACATCGCCAAGAAGTGGCTGGCGGACAACGACCTCGACTGA